A window of Aquitalea denitrificans contains these coding sequences:
- a CDS encoding cryptochrome/photolyase family protein — protein sequence MPTPIIFWFRRDLRIEDNAGLYHALKSGHPVRCLFVFDTDILASLPASDRRIDFIWQSVDALQHALQAAGSDLYVAHGSAREVVPALARQWQTAAVFANRDYEPQATLRDAEVSRALEQDSCTLQLFKDQVIFESDEVLTSTRRPYTVFTPYKNAWLKKMDSFFLQSYPTQRYLHQLEHWQTPASHSLEELGFTEGISSLRGGSMAAEQLFADFMSRIVYYKQWRDFPASKGVSYLSTHLRFGTISVRKLAQFAWQQGGEGAECWLGELIWRDFYQQLLWHFPAAAHASFKEEYRQLVFENREDWLQAWQEGRTGFPIVDAAMRQLNHSGYMHNRLRMIAASFLVKDLLIDWRKGEAYFAEKLLDFDLAANNGGWQWAASTGCDAQPYFRIFNPVTQSEKFDPEAKFIRRYVPELSPLNNKDIHAPWLAKNLPMGFQLGRDYPQPLVDHAVQRQKALALFGKN from the coding sequence ATGCCCACACCCATCATCTTCTGGTTCCGTCGTGACCTGCGCATTGAAGACAATGCAGGTCTGTATCATGCATTGAAATCTGGCCATCCAGTCCGCTGTCTGTTTGTGTTCGATACTGATATTCTCGCGAGCCTTCCTGCATCGGACAGGCGTATTGATTTCATCTGGCAGTCCGTGGACGCACTGCAACACGCACTGCAAGCAGCGGGCAGCGATCTGTATGTGGCACATGGCTCAGCACGGGAAGTGGTACCTGCCCTGGCACGTCAATGGCAAACCGCTGCCGTTTTTGCCAATCGGGATTACGAGCCACAAGCCACCCTAAGGGATGCGGAGGTCTCACGAGCACTGGAACAAGATTCATGCACATTGCAGCTCTTCAAGGACCAAGTCATTTTTGAAAGCGACGAAGTGCTGACCAGCACACGCCGCCCGTACACGGTGTTCACGCCTTACAAGAATGCTTGGCTGAAAAAAATGGACAGTTTCTTTCTGCAAAGCTACCCAACCCAGCGCTACCTGCATCAACTTGAGCACTGGCAAACACCTGCAAGCCACTCACTTGAGGAACTGGGCTTCACAGAAGGCATCAGCAGCCTGAGAGGCGGCAGTATGGCCGCTGAACAGTTGTTTGCCGATTTCATGTCCCGCATTGTTTACTACAAGCAATGGCGCGACTTCCCGGCAAGCAAGGGCGTATCCTATCTTTCCACTCATCTGCGTTTTGGCACCATCTCGGTCCGCAAGCTGGCACAGTTTGCCTGGCAACAAGGAGGAGAAGGAGCCGAATGCTGGCTCGGCGAGCTGATCTGGCGCGATTTTTACCAGCAGCTGCTATGGCATTTCCCAGCAGCCGCCCATGCCAGCTTCAAGGAAGAATATCGGCAACTGGTATTTGAAAACCGTGAGGATTGGCTGCAAGCCTGGCAAGAGGGACGAACCGGATTCCCGATTGTCGATGCTGCCATGCGTCAACTGAACCACAGCGGCTACATGCACAACCGGCTGCGCATGATTGCTGCCAGTTTTCTGGTGAAAGACTTGCTGATTGATTGGCGCAAGGGCGAGGCCTACTTTGCTGAAAAGTTGCTTGATTTCGATCTCGCAGCCAATAACGGTGGCTGGCAATGGGCAGCATCAACCGGCTGCGATGCCCAACCTTACTTCCGCATCTTCAACCCGGTAACACAATCAGAAAAATTTGACCCGGAAGCCAAGTTCATTCGTCGCTACGTGCCGGAACTGTCACCACTAAACAATAAGGATATACATGCACCGTGGTTGGCAAAAAATCTGCCCATGGGCTTTCAGCTCGGGCGTGACTATCCACAACCATTAGTTGATCATGCAGTGCAGCGACAAAAGGCACTGGCTCTGTTTGGCAAAAATTGA
- a CDS encoding cytochrome C assembly family protein translates to MTAFLFVLTILLILAYGGLSWHFIGNWKGVASLPRNPRFEHTMLGVLLLLHAYAVMSPLSEGTMISLGVGRALSVVVWMMLVIYWTCSFFYRVEGLQLFMMPLAMLTLAFALAFPGEHIMHDLGNPAFALHVLVSIVAYSLFAIAALLAVLMLFLEKALHDKRWLALVRQLPPLLSLEKMMFQVIGFGFMLLTVSLFTGVVFSEEVFGKAVAISHKTVFSVISWLLFAALLLGRHFKGWRGKVAIRWTLAGFGALLLAYIGSKVVLELLLHRT, encoded by the coding sequence ATGACTGCCTTTCTCTTCGTTCTGACAATACTCCTGATCCTCGCTTATGGCGGCCTTTCATGGCATTTCATCGGCAACTGGAAAGGTGTTGCCAGTTTGCCGCGCAATCCACGCTTTGAGCACACAATGCTGGGTGTGCTGCTGCTGCTGCATGCCTACGCGGTCATGTCGCCGCTGAGTGAAGGGACGATGATTTCCCTCGGCGTCGGGCGTGCCTTATCCGTAGTGGTGTGGATGATGCTGGTGATCTACTGGACATGCAGCTTCTTCTATCGCGTAGAAGGCCTGCAGCTGTTCATGATGCCACTGGCCATGCTGACGCTGGCCTTTGCACTGGCTTTTCCGGGTGAGCACATCATGCACGATCTGGGCAACCCTGCTTTTGCCCTGCATGTTTTAGTCTCGATTGTGGCTTACAGTCTGTTTGCCATCGCTGCGTTGCTGGCTGTCCTCATGTTATTTCTGGAGAAGGCCTTGCACGATAAGCGCTGGCTGGCGCTAGTGCGTCAGCTGCCACCTTTGTTGTCACTGGAAAAGATGATGTTTCAAGTGATTGGCTTTGGCTTCATGCTGCTGACGGTATCCTTGTTCACTGGTGTCGTGTTTTCCGAGGAGGTATTTGGCAAGGCCGTAGCCATTAGTCACAAGACTGTATTCTCAGTGATTTCATGGCTGCTGTTTGCAGCCTTGCTGTTGGGACGCCATTTCAAGGGCTGGCGTGGCAAGGTGGCAATACGCTGGACCCTGGCGGGTTTTGGTGCCTTGTTGCTTGCCTATATAGGTAGCAAGGTTGTGCTGGAGTTGTTGTTGCATCGTACTTGA
- a CDS encoding YifB family Mg chelatase-like AAA ATPase, with the protein MSLALVASRALAGLHAPEVAVEVHLANGLPQFTIVGLPDTEVKESRDRVRAAIINSGFEFPARRITVNLAPADLPKGSGRFDLPIAIGILAAAGQIQCPQLTDYEFAGELALSGQLRAIRGALAMSCQASRAGKFFILPRESAAEAALVRSGQVYAADSLLQVCAHLNGVQPCDTAVVNLADNSAVYPDLADVKGQMAARHALEVAAAGGHSLLFIGPPGTGKSMLASRLPGILPEMSEDEALAAATIQSLGTQGFRPEQWRQRPFRSPHHTASAVALVGGGSDPRPGEVSLAHHGVLFLDELPEFERKVLEVLREPLESRVINISRASRQACFPADFQLVAAMNPCPCGYLGHASGRCQCTPEQIARYAGKLSGPLLDRIDMHVQVPALAAGDLATASPGEGSQQIRLRVQQARDRQLQRQGCCNARLSGAELEQHAAADQTSLVLLGEALDRLGLSARSYHRILRIARTIADMDGEHRLGRQHMLQAIQLRRSGLAL; encoded by the coding sequence ATGTCATTGGCTCTTGTTGCAAGTCGTGCCCTGGCCGGCTTGCACGCTCCAGAAGTGGCGGTGGAGGTCCATCTGGCCAATGGACTGCCGCAGTTCACCATCGTTGGCTTACCCGATACCGAGGTTAAAGAGAGCCGTGACCGGGTACGTGCCGCCATCATCAACTCCGGTTTTGAATTTCCGGCGCGCCGTATCACCGTCAATCTGGCTCCCGCTGATCTGCCTAAGGGCTCTGGCCGTTTTGACCTTCCCATTGCCATTGGCATACTGGCTGCAGCAGGTCAGATCCAATGTCCCCAGCTGACTGATTATGAATTCGCAGGAGAATTGGCATTAAGCGGGCAACTGCGTGCCATTCGTGGTGCACTGGCGATGTCCTGCCAAGCCAGTCGTGCCGGGAAGTTCTTCATTCTTCCTCGCGAAAGCGCGGCAGAGGCGGCATTGGTCAGGTCTGGCCAGGTTTATGCTGCCGATAGCCTGCTGCAGGTATGCGCCCACCTGAATGGTGTGCAGCCTTGCGATACGGCCGTGGTCAACCTGGCAGATAACTCAGCCGTTTATCCGGATCTGGCAGATGTCAAAGGGCAGATGGCAGCACGCCATGCGCTAGAGGTTGCTGCTGCCGGCGGACACAGCCTGCTTTTCATCGGTCCTCCCGGTACAGGTAAGTCCATGCTTGCGTCCCGCTTGCCCGGAATACTTCCTGAGATGAGTGAGGACGAGGCGCTTGCTGCCGCAACGATACAGTCGCTGGGAACGCAGGGTTTCAGGCCGGAGCAATGGCGGCAGCGCCCATTCCGGTCACCGCACCATACGGCCTCTGCCGTTGCCTTGGTGGGTGGCGGCTCTGATCCGCGCCCCGGTGAAGTCAGTCTGGCTCATCATGGCGTACTGTTTCTGGATGAATTGCCAGAGTTTGAACGCAAGGTACTGGAAGTATTGCGTGAACCTTTGGAGTCGCGAGTAATCAATATTTCCCGAGCCAGCAGGCAAGCCTGCTTTCCTGCAGATTTTCAGCTGGTTGCCGCAATGAACCCATGTCCTTGTGGTTATCTGGGGCATGCTTCCGGCAGGTGCCAATGTACACCGGAGCAAATAGCCCGCTATGCGGGGAAGTTATCAGGTCCGCTGCTTGACCGGATTGATATGCACGTACAGGTCCCAGCCCTGGCGGCAGGGGATTTGGCCACGGCGTCGCCAGGGGAGGGTAGTCAGCAGATTCGGCTTCGTGTCCAGCAGGCAAGGGATAGGCAGTTGCAGCGGCAGGGTTGTTGTAATGCCAGGCTGTCTGGGGCCGAGCTAGAGCAGCATGCCGCAGCTGATCAGACTTCGTTGGTGTTGTTGGGAGAGGCGCTGGACCGTCTTGGACTATCAGCAAGAAGTTATCATCGTATCTTGCGTATTGCCCGTACCATTGCAGATATGGATGGTGAGCACCGTTTAGGTCGGCAGCACATGCTACAAGCCATTCAGTTAAGACGTAGCGGTTTGGCTTTGTGA
- the ffh gene encoding signal recognition particle protein, with product MLDNLTNRLSGVIKNLRGNARLTETNIQDALREVRMALLEADVALPVVKSFIAQIKVRALGQEVMGSLTPGQALVGVVNEELVKLMGEKNDALNLAAVPPAIVLMAGLQGAGKTTTVGKLAKLLKETQKKKVLVVSADVYRPAAIEQLKLLAEQVGVEWFPSDGTQKPVDIARAAVDHAKRHFFDVLMVDTAGRLAIDEAMMAEIKAVHAAINPVETLFVVDAMQGQDAVNTAQAFNEALPLTGVILTKMDGDSRGGAALSVRHITGKPIKFIGVGEKVSGLEPFHPDRIASRILGMGDVLSLIEEVQKGIDQDEAAAMAKKLKSGKGFDLEDFKAQMQQMKKMGGMSNLLEKMPGQLGQMAKGIQGAEAEKSMRRIEGIINSMTMEERRKPELLKASRKRRIAAGSGVTVQEVNRLLNQFEQTQKMMKQFSAKGGLMKMMRGMKGMMPGM from the coding sequence ATGTTAGACAACCTGACCAACCGCCTGTCCGGCGTCATCAAGAACCTGCGCGGCAATGCCCGCCTGACAGAAACCAATATCCAGGATGCCCTGCGCGAAGTGCGGATGGCACTGCTGGAAGCCGATGTGGCTCTGCCCGTCGTGAAATCATTCATTGCCCAGATCAAGGTGCGTGCTCTGGGCCAGGAGGTCATGGGTAGCCTGACTCCGGGTCAGGCGCTGGTCGGCGTGGTCAATGAAGAACTTGTCAAATTGATGGGTGAAAAAAACGACGCCCTCAATCTGGCCGCAGTACCACCAGCCATTGTTCTAATGGCTGGCCTGCAAGGTGCAGGTAAAACCACCACGGTTGGCAAACTGGCCAAACTGCTGAAAGAAACTCAGAAGAAAAAAGTGCTGGTTGTTTCTGCCGACGTTTACCGCCCAGCTGCCATCGAGCAGCTGAAATTGCTGGCTGAACAGGTAGGTGTTGAGTGGTTCCCTTCCGATGGCACACAAAAGCCGGTGGATATAGCTCGTGCCGCTGTTGATCATGCAAAGCGCCATTTTTTCGATGTACTGATGGTGGACACTGCGGGTCGCCTGGCCATTGATGAAGCAATGATGGCGGAAATCAAGGCGGTACACGCTGCCATCAATCCGGTCGAAACGCTGTTTGTGGTGGATGCCATGCAAGGCCAGGATGCAGTCAATACTGCGCAGGCCTTCAATGAAGCCCTGCCGCTGACCGGTGTCATCCTGACCAAGATGGATGGTGACTCGCGCGGTGGTGCTGCACTGTCGGTGCGCCACATCACCGGCAAGCCGATCAAATTCATTGGTGTCGGTGAAAAAGTCAGCGGTCTTGAGCCCTTCCACCCAGACCGTATTGCCAGCCGCATTCTAGGCATGGGTGATGTGCTGTCCCTGATCGAAGAAGTCCAGAAGGGCATCGATCAGGATGAAGCCGCGGCCATGGCCAAGAAGCTGAAATCCGGTAAGGGCTTTGACCTAGAGGATTTCAAGGCACAGATGCAGCAGATGAAGAAAATGGGCGGCATGTCCAACCTGCTGGAAAAAATGCCGGGCCAGCTTGGCCAAATGGCCAAGGGTATTCAGGGTGCCGAAGCCGAAAAATCCATGCGCCGCATCGAAGGCATCATCAACTCGATGACGATGGAAGAACGCCGCAAACCGGAACTGCTCAAGGCCAGTCGCAAGCGCCGCATTGCTGCCGGCTCCGGCGTAACGGTGCAAGAGGTCAACCGCCTGCTGAATCAGTTTGAGCAAACCCAGAAAATGATGAAGCAGTTCTCCGCCAAGGGCGGGTTGATGAAGATGATGCGTGGCATGAAAGGCATGATGCCGGGAATGTAA
- a CDS encoding ATP-grasp domain-containing protein yields the protein MHFDVVVLTKQTLLDLDPTDWYSKQVHREDGLVVAALQKQGLHVTRKAWDDPDFDWQQTRSILFRTTWDYFDRYAEFSLWLKKVAGQIVLFNSAGLIDWNIDKHYLQWIEEKGINVVNTHYIEKGDARTLAQCLAENSWADAILKPVISGSARHTYRTRPENTQQLECIFAELIQQEAMLLQPFQHAILHQGEISLMVIDGQFSHAIRKTPQAGDFRVQDDHGGSVHPHTATIEEQQFAEQAVAAVPFDVLYARVNIIRDNAGQLAIMELEMIEPELFFRYKPEAADNLASGLIRRLAQL from the coding sequence ATGCACTTTGATGTAGTCGTTTTAACCAAGCAAACACTACTGGATCTAGATCCTACCGATTGGTACAGCAAGCAGGTTCACCGGGAAGACGGGCTGGTCGTTGCGGCCCTGCAAAAGCAGGGACTACATGTAACGCGCAAAGCCTGGGATGACCCGGATTTCGACTGGCAACAAACCCGCAGCATATTGTTTCGCACGACTTGGGATTATTTTGATCGCTATGCCGAATTCAGTCTCTGGCTGAAAAAGGTTGCCGGCCAGATCGTATTGTTCAATAGTGCCGGGCTCATCGATTGGAACATCGACAAACATTACCTGCAGTGGATTGAAGAAAAAGGCATCAATGTAGTGAATACCCACTACATTGAAAAAGGTGACGCCCGCACACTGGCACAATGCCTGGCGGAGAACAGTTGGGCTGACGCCATCCTCAAACCGGTCATTTCTGGGTCTGCACGACATACTTATCGAACCCGGCCAGAGAATACTCAGCAACTGGAATGTATTTTTGCCGAACTGATTCAACAGGAAGCCATGCTGTTACAGCCATTCCAGCACGCCATCCTGCACCAGGGCGAGATATCGCTGATGGTGATTGACGGTCAGTTCAGCCATGCCATCCGCAAGACACCCCAAGCAGGTGACTTCCGGGTACAGGATGATCATGGTGGCAGCGTGCACCCTCACACCGCCACCATCGAAGAACAGCAATTTGCCGAACAAGCTGTGGCTGCGGTTCCGTTTGATGTGCTGTACGCACGTGTCAACATCATTCGCGACAATGCCGGCCAGCTGGCCATCATGGAGCTGGAAATGATTGAGCCGGAACTGTTTTTCCGCTATAAGCCCGAAGCCGCCGACAACCTGGCCAGCGGATTGATACGCCGACTGGCCCAGCTGTAA
- a CDS encoding accessory factor UbiK family protein, translating into MLSQKIFEEISSKISDTIAASPAKDIEKNIKAMMASTFSRMDLVTREEFDVQQEVLVRTREKLTALEARLARLESQAFPEEAQAKSEAQAELGHS; encoded by the coding sequence ATGTTGAGCCAGAAAATTTTTGAAGAAATCAGCAGCAAGATCAGCGATACCATCGCCGCCAGTCCGGCCAAGGATATAGAGAAGAATATCAAGGCCATGATGGCTTCCACCTTTTCCCGCATGGATCTGGTCACCCGTGAAGAATTCGATGTGCAACAGGAAGTCCTGGTACGTACCCGCGAAAAGCTGACTGCTCTTGAAGCGCGTCTGGCCCGACTTGAGTCTCAGGCTTTCCCCGAGGAGGCGCAGGCAAAGTCTGAAGCACAGGCCGAGCTTGGCCATTCCTGA
- a CDS encoding ComEA family DNA-binding protein, with product MKKLFALLVGMFFVCASALAAININTATQQQLETLNGIGPVKAKAIIDYRSKNGAFKSVDDLKKVSGIGDKTLEKLKKDISISGASSVAPVATAPAAKPAVPAGKPMAAKKEASKPVAKK from the coding sequence ATGAAAAAACTGTTTGCCTTGCTTGTTGGTATGTTTTTTGTCTGCGCATCGGCACTGGCCGCCATCAATATCAATACTGCAACCCAGCAGCAACTGGAGACGCTGAATGGTATCGGTCCGGTCAAGGCCAAGGCCATCATCGACTACCGTAGTAAGAATGGCGCTTTCAAGTCGGTTGATGATTTGAAGAAGGTTTCAGGTATTGGTGACAAAACGCTGGAAAAACTGAAGAAGGACATTAGTATCAGTGGTGCCAGCTCTGTCGCTCCGGTCGCCACCGCTCCGGCAGCCAAGCCCGCGGTTCCTGCTGGTAAGCCGATGGCGGCCAAGAAAGAGGCCTCCAAGCCGGTTGCCAAGAAGTAA
- a CDS encoding SPOR domain-containing protein — protein sequence MANRDVKNSSRSSSSGRTRAAGKSGGGGMVAGIVIGLIVGVAVAVGLAMYLNRSATPFSNLEKLDRKTVQASSPSTELLEPGTKIADVQAPAPVASAPAKVEVPAAPVMPPEPSVVPASPAKAKAKPAAAPAGNGSKDEQRFDFYKILPGQVDAVPADGKTVAKDREPSAAAPAKKVFLQLGAFQNENEADNLKAKLALLGVEAKIQSVMIPDKGMVHRVRVGPLSRQEDVDRVRAQLKQDGINAAVVKAE from the coding sequence ATGGCTAATCGTGATGTTAAAAATTCGTCCCGCTCGTCCTCGTCCGGGCGTACGCGCGCAGCCGGTAAGAGCGGTGGCGGTGGCATGGTAGCGGGCATTGTCATCGGCCTGATTGTAGGCGTGGCAGTTGCGGTTGGTCTTGCGATGTATCTCAATCGTTCGGCAACTCCGTTTTCCAATCTTGAAAAGCTGGATCGCAAGACGGTACAGGCTTCATCTCCATCGACCGAACTGCTGGAGCCGGGTACCAAGATTGCGGATGTTCAGGCTCCGGCCCCGGTGGCATCGGCACCCGCAAAAGTGGAGGTTCCTGCTGCACCTGTCATGCCGCCAGAACCCTCTGTCGTGCCAGCATCCCCTGCCAAGGCCAAGGCCAAGCCGGCAGCGGCTCCGGCAGGTAATGGCAGTAAGGATGAGCAGCGCTTTGATTTCTACAAGATTTTGCCTGGCCAAGTTGATGCCGTGCCTGCCGATGGCAAGACGGTAGCTAAAGATCGGGAACCTTCTGCCGCCGCACCAGCCAAAAAAGTCTTTCTGCAACTGGGTGCATTCCAGAATGAAAATGAGGCAGATAACCTTAAAGCCAAGCTAGCTTTGCTGGGTGTAGAAGCCAAGATCCAGTCTGTCATGATCCCGGACAAGGGGATGGTGCACCGCGTTCGTGTGGGGCCATTGAGCAGGCAGGAGGATGTTGACCGGGTTCGTGCCCAGTTGAAGCAGGATGGAATCAATGCTGCTGTAGTCAAGGCAGAGTGA
- a CDS encoding thiol:disulfide interchange protein DsbA/DsbL, producing the protein MKKWLLMALLMVSGLANAASELGKDYVLMGKPQPVANPKKVEVIEFFSYTCIHCFHLDPLITAWEKKKPAYVAFHREQIVWQKPMEGFARLFATLNVTGYMAKLNTPVFDAVMQQKINLADPAVLSDWLKKQPGVNLAKFMQTYNSFGINSQVARASQITRAYNIEGTPTIVVNGKYALAPATPERLIEVLNDVVAKAKAESNIK; encoded by the coding sequence ATGAAAAAATGGCTGTTGATGGCATTGCTGATGGTGAGTGGTTTGGCAAATGCAGCATCTGAACTGGGCAAGGATTATGTGCTGATGGGCAAGCCGCAGCCAGTTGCCAATCCGAAAAAAGTGGAAGTGATCGAATTCTTCTCTTATACCTGCATTCACTGCTTTCATCTTGATCCGCTGATTACGGCTTGGGAGAAGAAAAAACCTGCTTATGTCGCTTTCCATCGTGAGCAGATTGTCTGGCAGAAGCCGATGGAAGGTTTCGCCCGCTTGTTTGCTACGCTGAATGTGACTGGTTACATGGCGAAGCTGAATACACCGGTATTTGATGCGGTGATGCAGCAAAAGATCAATCTGGCTGATCCCGCGGTATTGAGCGACTGGTTGAAGAAACAGCCTGGTGTGAATCTGGCCAAATTCATGCAGACCTACAATTCCTTTGGGATCAATAGTCAGGTTGCGCGTGCCAGCCAGATTACCCGTGCCTACAATATTGAAGGAACACCGACTATCGTGGTGAATGGTAAGTATGCACTGGCTCCGGCTACCCCAGAGCGGCTGATCGAGGTGCTCAATGATGTTGTTGCCAAAGCAAAGGCGGAAAGCAATATCAAGTAA
- the purB gene encoding adenylosuccinate lyase yields the protein MNLNPLIALSPLDGRYAAQVEGLRNLFSEYGLMKFRIKVELEWLKMLAAEPGIEEVKPFSEATIREVDDVIANFTVQHGEEVKAIEARTNHDVKAIEYWLKERLSGNAEVMAASEFIHFACTSEDINNLSHALMLKTARNTVVLPALDEVIHKLQQLAHELADLPMMCRTHGQPATPSTMGKELANTVYRLKRQREQLVSQEILGKINGAVGNYNAHLVAYPQIDWESVCGRFVSGLGLTFNPYTIQIEPHDYMAELYQVVGRINTILIDLNRDIWGYISLGYFKQKVKKDEVGSSTMPHKVNPIDFENSEGNLGMANAILQHLAEKLPLSRWQRDLTDSTVLRNMGVGFGYTMLGFKACLKGLNKLEINPTAITEELGRSWELLAEPIQTVMRRYGVPNPYEQLKELTRGKDGITRETLSAFIKGLEIPEAEKTRLLELTPIAYVGKAAELAKRI from the coding sequence ATGAATCTGAACCCGCTGATCGCTCTGAGTCCTCTGGATGGCCGCTATGCTGCCCAGGTTGAAGGCTTGCGCAACCTGTTCTCCGAATATGGCCTGATGAAGTTCCGTATCAAGGTTGAACTGGAATGGCTGAAGATGCTGGCCGCCGAGCCGGGCATTGAGGAAGTGAAGCCATTTTCCGAAGCGACCATCCGCGAAGTCGATGATGTCATCGCTAACTTCACCGTACAGCATGGCGAAGAAGTCAAGGCAATCGAGGCTCGCACCAACCACGATGTCAAAGCTATTGAATACTGGCTGAAAGAGCGCTTGTCCGGCAATGCCGAAGTCATGGCAGCCAGTGAGTTCATTCACTTTGCCTGCACATCCGAAGACATCAACAATCTGTCTCATGCCCTGATGCTGAAAACGGCACGCAACACCGTGGTATTGCCGGCACTGGACGAGGTCATCCACAAGCTGCAGCAACTGGCACATGAATTGGCCGACCTGCCGATGATGTGCCGTACCCACGGCCAACCGGCCACCCCCTCCACCATGGGCAAGGAACTGGCCAACACCGTTTACCGCCTGAAACGCCAGCGCGAACAACTGGTTTCTCAGGAGATTCTGGGCAAAATCAACGGGGCTGTCGGCAACTACAATGCACACTTGGTCGCCTACCCACAAATTGACTGGGAAAGCGTTTGTGGTCGCTTTGTCTCTGGACTGGGCCTCACCTTCAACCCCTACACCATCCAGATCGAGCCGCATGATTACATGGCGGAGCTGTATCAGGTTGTTGGCCGTATCAATACCATCCTGATCGACCTCAACCGCGACATCTGGGGCTACATCTCGCTGGGCTACTTCAAGCAAAAAGTGAAGAAGGATGAAGTGGGCAGTTCCACCATGCCGCACAAGGTTAATCCGATTGACTTTGAAAACTCCGAAGGCAATCTGGGCATGGCCAATGCCATCCTGCAGCACTTGGCAGAAAAACTACCGCTATCCCGCTGGCAGCGTGACCTGACCGACTCCACCGTGCTGCGCAATATGGGCGTTGGCTTCGGTTACACCATGCTGGGCTTCAAAGCCTGCCTGAAGGGCCTGAACAAGCTGGAAATCAACCCGACAGCCATTACCGAAGAATTGGGCCGTAGCTGGGAGTTGTTGGCAGAACCGATCCAGACCGTGATGCGCCGCTACGGTGTACCCAACCCCTACGAGCAGCTGAAAGAGCTGACCCGTGGCAAGGATGGTATTACCCGCGAGACTCTTTCGGCCTTCATCAAAGGCCTGGAAATCCCAGAAGCTGAAAAGACCCGCCTGCTGGAGCTGACCCCGATTGCCTACGTAGGCAAGGCTGCCGAGCTGGCAAAACGTATCTGA
- the glnK gene encoding P-II family nitrogen regulator, with the protein MKLVTAVIKPFKLDEVREALSAIGVQGITVTEVKGFGRQKGHTELYRGAEYVVDFLPKVKLEIAIDDSLLDQVVEAIEKSARTGKIGDGKIFVFELEQIVRIRTGETGIDAV; encoded by the coding sequence ATGAAACTGGTCACCGCCGTGATCAAGCCATTTAAGCTTGATGAAGTACGTGAAGCACTATCCGCCATCGGCGTACAAGGGATTACCGTCACGGAAGTCAAAGGGTTCGGCCGTCAGAAGGGCCATACCGAGCTGTATCGTGGTGCTGAGTACGTAGTGGACTTTCTGCCCAAGGTAAAACTGGAGATCGCCATTGACGACAGCCTGCTGGATCAGGTTGTTGAGGCCATCGAAAAATCAGCACGTACCGGTAAAATTGGCGACGGCAAGATTTTTGTCTTCGAGCTGGAACAAATCGTACGGATTCGGA